Proteins from a genomic interval of Chroococcidiopsis thermalis PCC 7203:
- a CDS encoding type II toxin-antitoxin system PemK/MazF family toxin, which yields MKYGEIWQINFDPTIGDEIKKTRPAVIISRDGLSGLRIRLVVPITGWKPNFDRLSWIIQLSPTSTNGLSKLSAANPLQTRSVSTARFVDRVGVLEGDKLEEVILALGILIQHP from the coding sequence ATGAAATATGGTGAGATATGGCAAATTAATTTCGATCCAACAATAGGAGATGAAATCAAGAAAACTAGACCTGCTGTAATTATTAGTAGGGATGGACTATCTGGATTGAGAATAAGACTTGTAGTACCAATTACAGGATGGAAACCTAATTTCGATCGATTATCCTGGATAATCCAATTATCTCCTACATCGACAAATGGATTATCAAAACTATCTGCCGCAAATCCGTTACAAACACGCTCTGTTTCTACAGCAAGATTTGTCGATCGCGTAGGAGTGTTAGAAGGTGATAAACTAGAAGAAGTTATT